GATAAAAGTCGATCGTCTCGGAGAAGGCGTTATTACAATTATTAGAAATTGCACAATTCTCGTGCGTTTACTAGATAGAATTCtccgagaaaaattaatttcggaaTTACGTCCATCATACGTATAAAATCGATtcatatataaaatttgtatatattgaagaaaatgtaattatacttttcatatcaaaaagtttaaaacttgatTTATCATCAAATTTGGAGAAACAAGTACAAGTTTTCTGCCAACTTGCACTCCCGACAAGTATATGCAATGCTTGACCCCTTATGGTACAAGTAACTTTGAATTAGggttttaaatcacaaaaatgtgATTGTTATTTTTAGGCCCGGATTTatattacataataataattaggaTCTTTTTAGAAGACTTATCAAAtaaagttcaatttgaaaaatctaatttgaaatttgattttatgacttttatttgtttttccaACTTCTAATTATTTAAGATAAAGAAAGGCTGTACACTCCCTGCTGACAAAGTAcaggaaattttagaatttcgtaGACTCTATCGAGAGATAACATTAAATTGAATCAAATTCTATATATATAGGGAAAATTAAATCACACGAATTTCACCAATCAAATTCTACCACCACATTTGAAAGAGGTTCTATCGAATTATATACATCTCGAAATCCTTTACTTTTCCACCAAGAGATTCTCATTGCCACTATGAAATCCTATGTTTCGTAAAGCCGGAcatttctatcaaattctattCCTACAGAAATGTTATAGTTTTCTATCAACAGCATctcattgaaattttatcaaatctgAAAGGCaacaaaattgtattaaattctaCATTCCATAATCTTCAATATTTCTATCAAGTTATATCTCTTGAAAAATCGTATACTTTTCTATGAACAGATTCTTATTAAACCTCCATGAAATCCTATTCAAACGGAAGATATATAAAAccctatcttttaaaaattctatcaaattctatcaatcgagaaatcttatatttttctaaaacgcTGCATCCAATTCTGCGTATTAGAATCTCGCAAATTCCTATTAAATTGTATCCGCCGATAAATCTTATACTTGCTTATCGAAATTTTCTCCTTGCacaagatttaaataaatctattatATTTGCAGAAAAGTATCAAACTTCTCCAGGAGTAGAATTTGACAGAAGCTTTCCAGGTTCTGGAAAACATGTTTGGTGTGGATAAAATTTGACTGGTCttaaaaaaaactgctgatagaaaaaatataagattttacaacGGATAGAATTTGATACAAATTTCCGAGATTGAGAGACATAGGATTAGAGGCACCTCTAACAAGGAATAAGATTTTATAGAGTTTCAGTGGGAAACTATTGATAGAAAAGTGTAAGATTCTGTCGACAGATAGagttagaaaaaaactttcaagattcTGAAACATAAGATTTGATGCAAGCCTTCTATGTTCAATATTTGATAGAGTTTCAATGAGAAAATGTTCATAGAAAAGTATACGATTTCCCGAAAAATGGTCatagatttgatttgatttctaTAATTATATCAAAACCCAATTAAACTTTTCCAGCAGGGCTAGAAAATTGTACATAATTGCCAATAAATGTAAGTTTTCTAAATGAGCCTTGCAGAGCCTCCCTCGAATTTCGAAATCGCCTAGCCTAATCTAAATATTTACAAGGATTGCGTCGTCCACAACGTTGGCTGCCACCGCTGGACGGCAGGTCGGTGAGCAAAATATGATTGTATACACAAGTGCAGGTagcgaaaaagaaattttaattgaagaagacGTAGGAGCAAAAGAGGAGAACAAATGGCGTTTCACTGCTGACCATTGTTGATGTTGTTTGCTTTTGAATCCATATTTGGGATGTAATCCATCGCCATTAGACAGGCGAAGACTGTCATCACCATCTTCTGCTTTACCTCGGTGATGTCTTCAGGCAACGCATAGACTCGTGCCCCACATTTTCGTGCCAAGGATATCGCGTATTTTGCATTGTCCAAGTTTTcctgtcaaaaagtaaaaaatcgactatttatTCCAAAATCCATGCTTTTTCGTAAGAAAACAAATGAGGAATGATGAAGAAAATCCCAAAAAACAAAATGCGCACACTGTTTGACGCACGTGCGCCTCACGCGTGCCGATTTCCTCCGCGTGCAGACACAACAGTtggaattgaataataaattgtgCATTATTATAAAGGTGCCTAATGAAAttcctattgtttttttttaaagagatttcgaaatattaccaaataattGACGGGGCTTCAAAGGCATAGATTTCGtatgatttcaaaagacttcgtTAAGGGATACGAAGATGTATCGATGGTTTCAAgggttttaaaaggattttaagagatttaaaaaaattcgagagCATATTCccggattttaagggatttcgtaagatttcaacagatttaacataatttcaaagcatttccgGATATTATTAAGGATTTAGAGAAATACCGAGGAATTTTAATAgcttttgaaaaactgaaatgaattttaaacgtattttaagaattttaactgatttttctagattttaaaggaattcttGCGGATTTTAGAGGATTATGAGAGAATTTTAAGGgctttaaatacatttaaaggagtcatgggattttaaagaattttaaacgatgTCATGTGATACtgaagtattttcacgaatttcaaaggatatcacgggttttttaataatattttgaaaatttaaagaaattccgaaataattgcaaagatttcaaaggattttaatgaattttaagagctATAAGGGAGTAATGAtgatttataagttataaaagaTGTTAggagattttgagaaattttaatagttttcagaagattttaatgaattttaatatattttaaaagagatgtcaaagatttcagaagatgtagtaagatttcaaaatatttcacgggttttaaaggtttttgtgcaatttcaacagatttaacgggatttcaaagactttccgagtattctaaacaattttagggaatgccaaaaaattgtaatagcttttgaaagattttaataagctttattataaggaatttcaaggtttttatctgatttttaggaattttaagaaaaacccacggattttaaaggattagaagGAAGTTTTATGGGAGTTtgaagattccaaggattttcacgtttttagaggattttaagggattttaagaaaataaaaaaaagtcatcgcCCATCACCGAATTTTAAAAGGTACCAGCggattttaaatggatttcaaaaatttgaaaggatctcgtaaaatttcgaattattacaccgaatttcaaaggtttttaaggattctaATTGGATTTCGAGGAATTCAAGCGAATTcacgaattttcttatttttttaagggttttaaggaatttcaaagaagtcACGGCATTTCAATAGatcctaaaaaattttaggaGAGATAAATGGGTTTCGATGATTTTacggtatttcaaagaattttaaaatatttcaaacgatttccatGTATATTTACGGAGTTTAGAGGATTTcgtacaatttcaaaagatttaacagaatttcaaaggatttccgaaTATCAAACataagattttgcaaatttcaagcTATTCCAGggatttctacatttttaaagtattctaaGAGATTTAAGGAGATTTTAAGACAATAAACAAAAGTCAtcacatttcaaagaattttaaacatttcaaagaattttaaagtgtatcagtggattttaatttaatttcgaaaaattaaagggatttcaaaagatttgcaaagatttaagaaatctgAATACATTTCTAAGAGATATAAAGCGATTTTgatgatttcacgggattttaaaggattatagtAGATTCCAAAAGATAACCAGTATATTcacggattttagaggatttcgtgaaatttcaaaagatttatgttaatttaaggaatttctgaatattataaagtattttaagagattttgaagaattttcatggCTTACGAAAGATTTTAATGGCTTTTAATatattgtaaggaatttcaagagatgcAGAAAGGTTTCAACGTATTTAGTAGattccaattaattttcaagggatttcaaaggtgagattttcgaaatattataagagatttttataggattttaaagattctagCGGAGTTTTAGTTATATTGAAAAAATCAGgggattttaataagattttaaagattcgaacaggattttaatggattttaggaTATATAAGGAGATGTCCATGATATCGTGGGATATACCAACATTCCATAGTACAAGGCAACTTATTATTACATTCCtcatataactttttcaaaacaaaccAACCAAAAATTAGATGTAcaccatattttattatttaattatgatgTAATTTCGACTGTATTTACGGCATGACTGCAGATAGGTCAAATGTAAAATcgaatcaaatattgaaaaagatcccaATAATTACCTCTTCTGTTCCACCTTCCTTAACGAGATCATAGTTCACCGAGCCTGGCTTGATTGCATCAATCAGGTCGATCACAACCTTTCCATCAGCTATCGCATAGTCCTGGAACCCTTTGATGCTGCTAGTTTTTCCAGCACCATGAAGTTTCGAATTAACCCACTGAACAATCTCCTTCTCAACCATCGAATGAGTTCCTCCCAGGGAGGTCAACAACGACAAGGTATACGATCTCATAAGCTGCCAGATCAAGGCTAGGGTCAAAGTTGCATTTCCATCATTAAGATCTTGTCCAGCAATTCCTACCAaagaataattcatctttttccctaGCTCAACTGCATAATTACAATTCTCCAGCTTCTCCATAAACTTCCTGAGCTTCGTAAACTTCTTGTGCACCTTGTTCCAACTCACTGATCCTGGCTTAATAATATCATAAAGTTGGAAAATGACAAGTCCGTCGGCAAGATCTGAATAAAGCCAGTTTACATGAGGAGAGACTCCCAAAGAATTCATCCAATTTCTGTAAGTCTTTTCCTCTCGTGTCTCTTCCAGAGCTTCGAGACCTTCAATGTTCGTTCCTGGCTTATCCAGACCAGGATAATTATTAAACATGTTCGCAACAAAGGCCAGATTTAGTTTGTAAATTCCATTTACAACATCACTTGGAGTCACGAAACTGCGACAACCCAACTTTCCAGCTTGCTGGAGCATGATTTCTGCTCTCGTCGTGTGATTCGATTCCATCAGAGCTTCCAAAGTAACTTCAGCAGTTTCAGGTGCAATTTGCTTGATCAAGTGAGAATAAATTTCGGAATCTGTAATGTCTGACATGAAATTGTTGCATCTCCTTGAAATGCCAGCATTCTCCAAGTGGTGATTTACCCAACGAAGAAGAATCATCTCTGGGGAAAGCTTCAACAAATCCTCAACACGCTCTCCATCCTGCAAGAGCGTTGCCAGTCCTGGGCAGTTTTCAAGGGTGATTTGGTTGAAGAGACCAATCCTGATGATCTGCCAAAGAAGACCCAGAACCAAATGTGGGGAACCTTTGGTTAGATCGTGAGCATCGATGTTAACAATATTACAACCAATTGCTTGAGCTGACGAGAGGGCTAGAGTCAAGTTTTCGTGCTTCTTATAAAGGGTCATGCTCTTTTTGTTGATTGTTCGTTCATCGATCGTGTCCGGACAGGAGTGATTGATGATTTTGCTATAAGGGACATAAGTAATTAGAGATATTGAGGAATGGATGGGAACGAAGATAATTTAGGCAGATAGTATGAGTTTGAGTTTGGTTCAAGTTCAAGTTTGGTTCAAGGCTACAAACGAACTTTAGGTAGGAGGTTTCATGTCTTGATACGCacgaattgaattgaaatttcaaagttcTTACCAAAGGAGGATGCCATCTTTGACTTTGTCGTATAAGGCCCTTGATTCTCCATCGATAGGTAGGAGATGTTTCAGATCTGGATCATGTCCTAAATTTGTGTTGATCCAGTCACTAAAAGCGAGTTGTTCCTCAAGTCGTACGGAATGTGTGGTGCCTTCACTGGATGCCTCGGAGATTCCTCCCAAGGTCTCAAGATTTTCCTTTTTCGAGACGACCTGCTTGAAGGTGGATCCGAGTTCGTTAGCCTTGAGTTCCTTGCATAGCTTCTCAAATTCTTCAAAGGAGAGGCGACCCTTGTGTTCCAGTCTCTCCTTGTCGTCGTACTCCTCGATCATCTGACGCACCTTGTACCCTGGCATCTTGAATCCACACACGTCCAGCGCGTTTCGCAACTCTGTCAGGTCGATGAATCCATCCCCATTTTCGTCAATCTGCAAGGTTAAAAAAGATTGGTTAAatgtcgtttttttttattcatgactTTCCTCAAGGCGCTACATTGATAGAATACAAGAAATATCATAGCTCTTGGATAACCTCGTTTTCATAATTCAGGTCTGATCAATATTAAATCAGGGTGGCCATAGGTCATGGAAAACCTGGTGTCAGGGAAAGTCAGGAAAAACTCAGGTATTTAAACAAAACTCTTGTAGAAGTCAAGGAACTTGTTAAAGAAGGACTTCAAATAACtatcaaggataataaatttgataactttttatttaaatttagaattaatttttcttgtcataagagattgtatgttaaaaatcgtattggttaagattctagactttgaaaatttatagttagggaaaataattatttctgaaagaaaaattcaggaattttgaaaatggactttTGCGGCGACTCTAAAATGCTATTCTTGTTAGCAATTTATTTgtcttgtatttctattttttgcagtttcttccttcttaatttatgtttttcgttaaaaatattatcatttggttgaaaattcaacaagctaaaaaaatgcatccattttagttgaaaattcgtggttttggattgatatttctatAGTGTTAgcaacaaaataactttttattgaaattcaatatttttgtgctgaaaattaaactacaatcattcttggttgaaaattcatctactttttggaaaattcgtcttttttgtttaaaaatgtatttgttttaacataaatttcatctgttttggacgaaatgcaacggtttggttgaaaattaatcttttttttattgaggattcaactaaattcaacaaaattcgtcttttttgattaaattcaaccatttctgaataattattaaaatctttcttgtttaaattatctactattacattatttgtttacaatttgtctttcttggttgaaatttaaaatacttggttgaaagttgaaccacttgattaaagcatcactttttagtagaaaattcatctctttagttaaaagttgaactattttgataaaaatttatctttttttaatttaaaattcaactacttgaaaaaaagttgtactgttttattgaaaataattttgttagttgAAGGTTCTTGTCtgcgatgaaaatttaactattggattACAAATGAGTTTTTGggcttttgaattatttttttgaaccgaGATTTTaaccttttcattttttgttaaaaattgatctttttgactgaaaatgtaagttttctatATTTAgctgagaatttatattttttgctgaaaattcttattttttattaataaaataatcttgctttttttttaatttcatatatttgttcggaaatttgactattttgttgaaaattcatgttttttcatttgtctttttggttaaaaaattcacatattctgttagaaaatctgttttgttaaaaatacaactattacaTATTTATGTTGAGACTTCCccttggttggttgaaaattaaaatatttgattgaaaattgaacgtttttgttcaaaattagttttttcgtttagaattaatctttttattgaaaatttaacttttcgggttgaaaattcaattatttagttaaaaattctaacttttttatataaagatgaatttttgtaattaaaaattcgacaactGGGTTGATgattcgacaatttggttaaaagtttaactgttttgttgaacatttgtcgcTTTTTCTTTAATCCTTAAATATTTGATTGTGaaggcaactgtttggttaaaattaattttgttgttgaaaattcattttttcggtgtAAAAGTCAACTTTTCTCCAAAACATTCGCCTTtgtagcttgaaaattgaactaaatggttcaaaatacaactgtttttggttaaaatgtgatgttttttgattgaaaatttatcattgtagGAAGAAGATTAAggcatttaactaaaaattcagcgattttttaatatttaattattttgttgaaaactaaattaaattgttgagaagtcatctttgttggtaaaaaattcttttaccttCACAGAAAATCCCTCCTTttctgttttattccatttataaaagattttttcaatgttaCAAGATTCAAATACTgtcctttaaatattaatggtcaggaaaaatgaaaaattgttcagaaaaaaattagggCCGATGCCTTGAGTTTCACTGTATTGATCTGaccttgaaacttgtttttagaatttattcTCTCAATGGTATTTGGGTCAGATCTGATCGAAATCCGATCAACTCTAAGAATGCAGATGTATCATTATAggtaatttcagtaaaaatagaGTTGATCTGTCATTACTGGCGGTAtttcttagtatttttttaatcgtctggTCCGCGAGACCTACTCTTACGAAACATTGCTGCGCCTTTGGAAACTAGGCCTACGTAATATGTATACCGATCTGACTAATCATCACACTATTCCATATGCCGCATCGTGACGTCATAGTCGCGACACTCAGAAAAGTAAGGTGAACATATAGAGAATGTTAGGTAACAATTAAAGAAACCATTACCGCACTAATTATGATAAGTCCCGTGGATTGCAATGAAGTTTCTAAAAGAGGATAACAAGCTTTTCAAATGGAATTCACTCACGGCTTGAAAAAGACCAGTGAAGTCTTCCAAATATTCATCAACGACGTCCCACTTTTGCATTGCATGTATTTTCATGGTGGAATTGGAAAGAATGGAAAATTTtggtaaagaaaatttaaaggtggAAAATTCAAACCGACCCTCTGACATGCACTTTGTGACTGGTTCTCTTATGGGCCTTATCAAAAGTAGGATTCGAatcattgaaacaattttcagagGCTTTTCATTTATAGGATATCGAATGCAATCGCTCATAGGCGATCCTAGGTAATAGCTAATCAACGAGTAAGCGAGAACAAGTCGAGGGTCATAAAATATTCCTATGTCGGTAAAAGATCTCTTCATTTACtaggacattttttttctctattgaaATCCGTTGATTATTTAGACATAGAGAACTATGATTAATTTAATTGACCAATTGATGTATATAAGGTATATATcactatcaattttcaaatacttcCAATAGATTTCATGAATTCGATGGGAATTTAGGAGAAGAATGGtagcttttcaaaatatttacaatttttctttttactatCTTTTGataaaactcgtatttttagtttgatttatcgaaaatactattagaaaaatatataattcaaattttgagccaaacgacTCGAAATCGGGAAAAagtctgaaataattataaaaatcttcaTGATGATAAAAGTGATTAATTATGAGATTTctgtataaacaaaaaattaatgtcattGTGAACGATGGAAATTGAAGcatatgaaatattgaaaacctTAAAAGTTTAGTTAttctaaaaacgttaaaaattatagatattttaattgcgagctttaaaaaaatgaatccaaGCTTAATTGGACtgttataaatcaatcaatttcaaacttcatttaaaattgaagtattcttaaATTAGGATCTTGAAAACAAAgccattaataattaataattttcaaattgtgcatcacgatttttaaaattcaatcattttaatctaaagaGCAAAagcaataacttaaaaattaattatactttgttgtaatttgttgttgtaatatacaattataaaaaaggTTGCTTCATATGTttcaaactttataattttacagtttaatcactcagaaaaaatattaatttgagagGCAAGGCTTTAGTTTTTaagccatttttttctattttttttatatattaatgtggaaaatgtcttgaaaaatgtcttgaaaaattaaaaaagctaccTGAAAAATATGCAgttgttaatgattttttattcttgtaaattgCTTGGAATGCTTTTAAACTTTTtcgaatccttttgaattcttttaacttccttgaaatcaattgaatttcTCCGAATTTTCAGATGTATCTGCATTAATCTAAAATCTAAATGGTCTGAATTGTCTGAATTGTCTGAAtgatctgaattccttgaattaatggaattcccTAAATTATTAGAACTTcctgaattccaagaatttcgaaataattcacagaattcagaggaattcacaaaaattgGAGAAACtgaataaattctatgaattcaaagcattcagaagatttgaaaaaattcggagaattcaaagaatttcaggatattaaaatattcgaggaattcagaaaattcagaatatcaaacgattttagagaattttgagaatttttaatattcaagtatTAAAGTAGAGCATGTagagaattaaaagatttcagaaaactgaaataatttagagaaattaaaattagagaattt
This Belonocnema kinseyi isolate 2016_QV_RU_SX_M_011 chromosome 3, B_treatae_v1, whole genome shotgun sequence DNA region includes the following protein-coding sequences:
- the LOC117170378 gene encoding plastin-2 isoform X1 yields the protein MATAIDDRQELLEQFQAIDENGDGFIDLTELRNALDVCGFKMPGYKVRQMIEEYDDKERLEHKGRLSFEEFEKLCKELKANELGSTFKQVVSKKENLETLGGISEASSEGTTHSVRLEEQLAFSDWINTNLGHDPDLKHLLPIDGESRALYDKVKDGILLCKIINHSCPDTIDERTINKKSMTLYKKHENLTLALSSAQAIGCNIVNIDAHDLTKGSPHLVLGLLWQIIRIGLFNQITLENCPGLATLLQDGERVEDLLKLSPEMILLRWVNHHLENAGISRRCNNFMSDITDSEIYSHLIKQIAPETAEVTLEALMESNHTTRAEIMLQQAGKLGCRSFVTPSDVVNGIYKLNLAFVANMFNNYPGLDKPGTNIEGLEALEETREEKTYRNWMNSLGVSPHVNWLYSDLADGLVIFQLYDIIKPGSVSWNKVHKKFTKLRKFMEKLENCNYAVELGKKMNYSLVGIAGQDLNDGNATLTLALIWQLMRSYTLSLLTSLGGTHSMVEKEIVQWVNSKLHGAGKTSSIKGFQDYAIADGKVVIDLIDAIKPGSVNYDLVKEGGTEEENLDNAKYAISLARKCGARVYALPEDITEVKQKMVMTVFACLMAMDYIPNMDSKANNINNGQQ
- the LOC117170378 gene encoding plastin-3 isoform X2 produces the protein MPGYKVRQMIEEYDDKERLEHKGRLSFEEFEKLCKELKANELGSTFKQVVSKKENLETLGGISEASSEGTTHSVRLEEQLAFSDWINTNLGHDPDLKHLLPIDGESRALYDKVKDGILLCKIINHSCPDTIDERTINKKSMTLYKKHENLTLALSSAQAIGCNIVNIDAHDLTKGSPHLVLGLLWQIIRIGLFNQITLENCPGLATLLQDGERVEDLLKLSPEMILLRWVNHHLENAGISRRCNNFMSDITDSEIYSHLIKQIAPETAEVTLEALMESNHTTRAEIMLQQAGKLGCRSFVTPSDVVNGIYKLNLAFVANMFNNYPGLDKPGTNIEGLEALEETREEKTYRNWMNSLGVSPHVNWLYSDLADGLVIFQLYDIIKPGSVSWNKVHKKFTKLRKFMEKLENCNYAVELGKKMNYSLVGIAGQDLNDGNATLTLALIWQLMRSYTLSLLTSLGGTHSMVEKEIVQWVNSKLHGAGKTSSIKGFQDYAIADGKVVIDLIDAIKPGSVNYDLVKEGGTEEENLDNAKYAISLARKCGARVYALPEDITEVKQKMVMTVFACLMAMDYIPNMDSKANNINNGQQ